A portion of the Pleuronectes platessa chromosome 15, fPlePla1.1, whole genome shotgun sequence genome contains these proteins:
- the nectin1a gene encoding nectin cell adhesion molecule 1a, which yields MGMENTGLWIFLITTCVVPGIKTQTVEMDDGKAGYVGSKVDLRCRFINSFPPVKISQVTWQKLVNGTKQNVAIANPSLGVSVAPPYRDRVTFKNAAVRRRTPTLEDTTITFSSLRLTDESSYICEYTTFPAGNRENAVNLTVYVRPTTQMSLSTPTLVARSSNLKTPVATCISANGKPAGIISWETKVPGEATTREYRNSDGTFTVQSDYILVPSRETHKETLTCVTSYNEEVYTDSVTLDIQYEPDVSVDGFDGNWYLNRENVQLSCQADANPTVSLYQWKLNNGSIPNSAEIRDNVLSFKGPVTYDLQGTYVCDATNSIGTRSGSVEVSVIEKPLPQIASGDVISVIALLLAAGVLMGITVTVLVLKIRSRKDNSSNDSQSGKPSQPIRKRPGDDIQHSGRFYEELPNTADYVSYRLACNKEDYPEPYSPPINPPLSFLPQHPYHSSLPTTATSSSSTDTSKNTFSPPSHTMAIFKYPPVPGLSSPPPGVAAYTFPKEQYV from the exons GAATAAAAACCCAGACTGTGGAGATGGATGACGGGAAGGCCGGGTATGTTGGGTCGAAGGTGGATCTCCGCTGTCGGTTCATCAACAGTTTCCCCCCTGTCAAAATCTCACAG GTAACATGGCAGAAACTGGTGAATGGCACCAAGCAGAACGTGGCGATTGCCAACCCCTCCCTGGGTGTGTCCGTGGCCCCGCCCTACAGGGACCGCGTCACCTTCAAGAATGCGGCAGTGAGGCGACGAACTCCGACCCTTGAAGACACCACCATCACCTTCTCCTCGCTCCGCCTCACTGACGAGTCCAGCTACATCTGCGAATACACCACGTTTCCCGCAGGGAACAGAGAGAACGCTGTGAACCTCACAGTCTACG TTCGCCCGACAACTCAGATGAGTCTGTCCACCCCGACGCTGGTGGCTCGTTCGTCCAATCTGAAAACACCTGTGGCCACCTGCATCTCTGCCAATGGAAAACCAGCGGGTAtcattag TTGGGAGACGAAGGTGCCGGGAGAGGCGACCACTCGAGAGTACAGGAACTCAGACGGGACGTTCACTGTTCAGAGTGACTACATTCTGGTGCcaagcagagaaacacacaaggagacGCTCACCTGTGTCACCAGCTACAACGAGGAAGTCTATACTGACAGTGTCACCCTCGACATCCAGT ATGAGCCAGATGTTTCAGTGGACGGGTTTGATGGAAACTGGTATCTAAACCGAGAGAACGTCCAGCTGAGCTGCCAGGCTGATGCCAACCCAACCGTCTCTCTGTATCAGTGGAAATT GAATAATGGCTCCATACCGAACAGTGCTGAGATCCGTGACAACGTCCTCAGCTTTAAGGGGCCGGTCACATATGACCTGCAAGGTACATACGTGTGTGATGCCACCAACAGCATCGGCACACGATCGGGCTCTGTGGAGGTCAGCGTCATAG AAAAGCCTCTACCGCAGATAGCATCAGGTGATGTCATCAGTGTAATCGCCTTGTTGCTGGCTGCCGGAGTGCTCATGGGCATCACTGTCACAGTCCTGGTGCTCAAAATCAGAAGTAGAAAGGACAACTCCTC AAATGATTCTCAGTCAGGAAAACCGTCCCAGCCGATAAGGAAAAGACCAGGAGACGATATCCAG CATTCAGGACGGTTTTATGAAGAGCTTCCTAACACAGCAGATTATGTGAGCTACAGACTGGCCTGTAACAAGGAGGACTACCCCGAGCCCTACTCCCCTCCCATCAACCCCCCGCTGTCGTTTCTGCCCCAGCACCCCTACCACTCCTCACTACCAACCACCgcgaccagcagcagcagcaccgacaCGTCGAAAAAcaccttctctcctccctcacacaccATGGCCATCTTTAAATACCCCCCAGTCCCAGGCCTGTCTTCTCCTCCCCCGGGAGTGGCGGCATACACTTTTCCTAAAGAGCAGTACGTCTGA